The following proteins are co-located in the Zonotrichia albicollis isolate bZonAlb1 chromosome 1, bZonAlb1.hap1, whole genome shotgun sequence genome:
- the CRTAP gene encoding cartilage-associated protein: MWVSALLAALLAAAGAQYERYSFRSFPRDELMPLESAYRYGLDQYSTENWPESVSYLEVSMRLYRLLRDSEAFCHRNCSAAAPPPAPPAPRSAALQELRLLSGVLRRAQCLRRCKQGLPAFRQAQPGRELLEEFQRREPYKYLQFAYFKANNLPKAIAAAHTFLLKHPDDEMMQRNMAYYKSIPDAEEHIKDLEIKPYENLFVRAVRAYNGDNWRTSISDMELALPEFFKAYDDCIAACEGSREITDFKDFYLSIADHYIEVLACKVQCESNLTPIIGGFVVEKFVATMYHYLQFAYYKLNDMKNAAACAASYLLFDEKDEVMKQNMVYYQYHKDKWGLKEEDFQPRSEAVRYHNITTLQLELYEFAKEHLMDDDEGEVVEFLDELLEVEEKKES; this comes from the exons ATGTGGGTGTCGGCGCTGCTGGCGGCGCTgctggcggcggcgggcgcgcaGTACGAGCGCTACAGCTTCCGCAGCTTCCCGCGGGACGAGCTGATGCCGCTGGAGTCGGCCTACCGCTACGGGCTGGACCAGTACAGCACCGAGAACTGGCCCGAGAGCGTCAGCTACCTGGAGGTCAGCATGCGGCTGTACCGCCTGCTCCGCGACAGCGAGGCCTTCTGCCACCGCAACTGCAGcgcggccgcgccgccgcccgcgccccccgcgcccCGCAGCGCcgccctgcaggagctgcgccTCCTGTCCGGCGTGCTGCGGCGGGCGCAGTGCCTGCGGCGCTGCAAGCAGGGCCTGCCCGCCTTCCGACAGGCGCAGCCCGGCCGCGAACTGCTCGAGGAGTTCCAGCGCCGCGAGCCCTACAAGTACCTGCAGTTCGCCTACTTCAAG GCTAATAATCTTCCAAAAGCTATTGCAGCAGCTCACACATTTCTTCTGAAGCATCCAGATGATGAAATGATGCAAAGAAATATGGCCTACTATAAGAGCATACCTGATGCTGAGGAGCATATTAAAGACTTGGAGATAAAGCCTTATGAG AATCTCTTTGTCAGGGCGGTGAGAGCGTACAATGGCGACAACTGGCGCACGTCCATCTCAGACATGGAACTGGCGCTTCCTGAGTTCTTCAAAGCCTACGACGACTGCATAGCAGCCTGCGAAGGCTCCCGAGAGATCACAGACTTTAAAGACTTCTATCTTTCCATTGCAG ACCATTATATTGAAGTCCTTGCATGCAAAGTGCAGTGTGAGAGCAATCTGACACCCATTATAGGAGGCTTTGTCGTTGAAAAATTTGTGGCCACCATGTACCATTACTTGCAGTTTGCGTATTATAAAT TGAATGACATGAAGAATGCAGCTGCTTGTGCTGCCAGTTACCTTCTGTTTGATGAAAAAGATGAAGTAATGAAACAGAACATGGTCTATTACCAGTACCACAAAGACAAGTGGGGACTTAAAGAGGAGGATTTTCAGCCCAGATCG GAGGCAGTTCGGTACCACAACATTACCACGCTCCAGCTGGAATTGTATGAATTCGCGAAGGAACAtctgatggatgatgatgag GGTGAAGTTGTGGAATTCCTTGATGAGCTGTTGGAAGtggaggaaaagaaggaatcctGA